In one window of Thiobacillus sp. DNA:
- a CDS encoding DUF748 domain-containing protein gives MLSRLRAFLANLLVKTPVRVILALVVVYFLFGWFAFEPLVKWAAPKVVADNSRHHLAIATARFDPLALSVQVKGLALKEPDGKPLLTFDELFVDFEASGLLRRAFAFSDIRLVGPDAHLVLLPDGKLNWTALIEAFKSEEEDEDKELPRLLIDRISLAKGQLHFTDHKIAQGHTTNLHDLHFQLTDLSTLPDDKGAYTLSTRMNNGARVRWKGELSLNPILATGKLALEELHLAKVWPYLKDSLNMRTPGGVAYLGFDYRAAYDNEQLSLSLDDMGFKLEGLALQGKDAAEPAVALGSLQVSGGRFDLQQRRLDIARVALQGGHVHVARRVDGSFDLTDWFRPSDDASQAEATRGGQEAVPGSPPLVSPAKGTVADLDSILPGGEVRLGGLAFAYKSTRLHPDSKPRLDKVVRAMRDKPDLRAHIGGHSDSVGSDAYNLRMSAARAESVKAYLVDKGISPERIATRGYGESRPVADNATDAGRTANRRVVLRFHLPGEDPDGPAAPGGSAAGVWTVNLGDFLLDGLGVRYRDAGFESPLGVEVGNVKVGFQAQAQAGAGIPQARVDGFGASLSGIRLTSESIHQPILVMGGINLEGGRLDLAARDASLSRLALVNGRVVAERDAQGRIPLAAAFNPAAAAGPRTTPVNNGESGGNGAGESWKYRLDAFELTGFEVAVQDRTTSPAAGLTLQQIQASLTGLSQDMGANLPLKLSLRVKEGGAFQADGKVVPAKAAADIRLKLTNLSLLPAQPYVSQAANLILASGAASASGRVKFDKQLKFDGGFRVTNLLLNESEGGARFLAWKALESDSVSYRPEALDIEELKLDGLGAKLVIYEDKTVNLKKILKPQVPPAQGPSPAPAMPRADKDAPATRMTIERVRVANGEMDFADHSLALPFGTRIHKFQGALNGISTQPGSAAQLELDGQVDEYGLARAVGQLDLFDPTAFMDIKVVFRNVEMTSLTPYTATFVGRKIASGKLSLDLEYKIKERQLLGENQIIMDKLTLGERVQNSTAKDLPLDLAIAILQDSDGRIDLGLPVSGSLDDPQFSYGRIIWKAIGNIITKIVTAPFRALASLFGGNGEKLEKLAFEPGEAGLTPPEKEKLKQIATVLNKRPGLALTVHPAWSADIDRPVVREARLRRAVAEKMGRGLGPDEEPGPVSTATPKVQAALEALYAQRVGEEAMNTLRARWLQANPDKKQESGAGKLMSRLKGLLKKEEPLSESDMSALKGTELHALLYERLLARETVTDDDLRALAGKRGKAILAGLAGAGISEARVRLGETEPFTQEGREVPARMELGVAKSLSQDTQVSSDNAEK, from the coding sequence ATGTTGTCCCGGCTTCGCGCTTTCCTGGCAAACCTGTTGGTGAAGACCCCCGTGCGGGTCATCCTGGCTCTGGTGGTGGTCTATTTCCTGTTCGGCTGGTTCGCCTTCGAGCCCCTGGTGAAATGGGCCGCCCCCAAGGTCGTGGCGGACAATAGCCGGCATCACCTGGCCATCGCCACGGCCAGGTTCGACCCTCTGGCCCTCTCCGTCCAGGTAAAGGGCCTGGCCCTGAAGGAACCGGACGGCAAGCCCTTGCTGACCTTCGACGAACTGTTCGTGGACTTCGAGGCCAGCGGCCTGCTGCGGCGCGCCTTCGCCTTCAGTGACATCCGCCTGGTGGGGCCGGATGCCCACCTGGTGCTGCTGCCGGATGGAAAGCTCAACTGGACGGCCCTCATCGAGGCCTTCAAGAGCGAGGAGGAGGATGAAGACAAGGAACTTCCACGCCTGCTCATCGACCGCATCTCCCTTGCCAAGGGGCAACTGCACTTCACCGACCACAAGATTGCCCAGGGGCACACGACCAATCTGCACGACCTGCATTTCCAGTTGACGGATCTGTCCACCCTGCCGGACGACAAAGGCGCCTACACCCTTTCAACCCGCATGAACAACGGCGCCCGGGTGCGCTGGAAGGGGGAGTTGAGCCTGAACCCCATCCTGGCCACGGGGAAGCTGGCCCTGGAAGAACTGCATCTGGCGAAGGTGTGGCCTTACCTCAAGGACAGCCTGAACATGAGGACGCCGGGCGGTGTGGCGTACCTGGGTTTCGACTACCGGGCGGCCTACGACAATGAACAGTTGTCCCTCTCCCTGGATGACATGGGCTTCAAGCTGGAGGGCCTCGCGTTGCAGGGCAAGGATGCCGCCGAGCCGGCGGTGGCCCTGGGTAGCCTGCAAGTGAGCGGTGGCCGCTTCGACCTGCAACAGCGACGACTGGACATCGCCAGGGTGGCCCTCCAGGGCGGCCATGTGCACGTGGCGCGCCGGGTGGACGGCAGCTTCGACCTGACAGACTGGTTCCGGCCTTCTGACGATGCGTCCCAGGCCGAAGCGACAAGGGGTGGTCAGGAGGCCGTGCCTGGATCGCCTCCCCTGGTGTCTCCAGCCAAGGGCACGGTTGCCGACCTGGACAGCATCCTGCCCGGCGGCGAGGTGCGGCTTGGTGGCCTGGCCTTTGCCTACAAATCCACCAGGCTGCACCCGGACAGCAAGCCCCGGCTGGACAAGGTGGTGCGGGCCATGCGGGACAAGCCGGACCTGCGGGCCCATATCGGCGGCCACTCGGACAGCGTCGGCAGCGATGCCTACAACCTGCGCATGTCAGCAGCCCGGGCCGAATCGGTAAAGGCCTATCTGGTCGACAAGGGCATCAGCCCGGAGCGCATCGCCACCCGGGGTTACGGGGAAAGCAGGCCCGTGGCGGACAATGCCACTGACGCCGGCCGCACCGCCAATCGACGGGTTGTACTGCGCTTCCATCTGCCGGGCGAGGACCCGGATGGTCCTGCGGCTCCAGGTGGTTCCGCCGCGGGTGTATGGACCGTGAACCTGGGCGATTTCCTGCTGGATGGCCTGGGCGTGCGCTATCGAGATGCCGGCTTCGAGTCACCCCTGGGCGTGGAGGTAGGCAACGTGAAGGTGGGTTTCCAGGCCCAGGCCCAGGCGGGTGCCGGCATCCCCCAGGCCAGGGTTGACGGCTTCGGGGCCAGTCTATCCGGCATTCGGCTGACTTCCGAATCCATTCACCAACCCATCCTTGTCATGGGTGGCATCAACCTGGAAGGGGGGCGACTGGACCTGGCCGCCCGGGACGCCAGCCTGTCCAGGCTGGCCCTGGTGAATGGCAGGGTGGTGGCCGAGCGGGATGCCCAGGGGCGCATTCCCCTGGCGGCAGCCTTCAACCCGGCTGCGGCGGCCGGCCCGCGGACCACGCCGGTGAACAACGGCGAAAGCGGCGGCAATGGCGCCGGGGAATCCTGGAAGTACCGTCTCGATGCATTCGAACTGACGGGCTTCGAAGTGGCCGTGCAGGATCGCACCACCAGCCCGGCAGCCGGCCTGACCTTGCAGCAGATCCAGGCCAGTCTCACCGGCCTGAGCCAGGACATGGGGGCGAACCTGCCCTTGAAGCTCAGCCTGAGGGTGAAGGAGGGCGGTGCCTTCCAGGCGGACGGCAAGGTCGTGCCCGCCAAGGCGGCGGCTGACATCCGCCTCAAGCTCACCAATCTCAGCCTCCTTCCTGCCCAGCCCTACGTCAGCCAGGCCGCCAACCTGATCCTGGCTTCCGGGGCGGCATCCGCATCCGGGCGCGTGAAGTTCGACAAGCAGCTGAAGTTCGACGGCGGCTTCCGGGTGACGAACCTCCTGCTGAACGAGTCCGAGGGCGGCGCCCGTTTCCTGGCCTGGAAGGCGCTGGAGAGCGATAGCGTGAGCTACCGCCCGGAGGCCCTGGACATCGAGGAACTCAAGCTGGATGGCCTGGGGGCCAAGCTGGTGATCTACGAGGACAAGACCGTCAACCTGAAGAAGATCCTCAAGCCCCAGGTGCCGCCCGCCCAGGGGCCTTCTCCGGCGCCTGCCATGCCCCGGGCCGACAAGGACGCTCCCGCTACCCGCATGACCATCGAGCGGGTGCGGGTGGCCAATGGCGAGATGGATTTCGCCGACCACTCCCTGGCCCTGCCTTTCGGAACCCGCATCCACAAGTTCCAGGGAGCACTCAACGGCATCTCCACCCAGCCTGGCAGCGCGGCCCAGCTGGAACTGGACGGCCAGGTGGACGAATACGGCCTGGCCAGGGCCGTGGGCCAGCTGGACCTGTTCGATCCCACGGCCTTCATGGACATCAAGGTGGTTTTCCGCAACGTGGAAATGACCAGCCTGACGCCCTACACGGCCACCTTCGTGGGCCGCAAGATCGCATCCGGCAAGCTTTCCCTGGACCTGGAATACAAGATCAAGGAACGCCAGCTCCTGGGCGAGAACCAGATCATCATGGACAAGCTGACCCTGGGCGAGCGGGTGCAAAACTCCACGGCCAAGGATCTGCCCCTGGACCTGGCCATCGCCATCCTCCAGGACAGCGACGGCCGCATCGACCTGGGCCTGCCCGTGTCCGGCAGCCTGGACGATCCCCAGTTCAGCTACGGCCGCATCATCTGGAAGGCCATAGGAAACATCATCACCAAGATCGTCACCGCTCCCTTCCGTGCCCTGGCCAGCCTGTTTGGCGGCAATGGCGAGAAGTTGGAAAAGCTGGCCTTCGAGCCGGGGGAGGCGGGCCTGACGCCGCCGGAGAAGGAGAAGCTCAAGCAGATCGCCACCGTGCTCAACAAGCGGCCCGGGCTGGCCCTGACCGTGCATCCTGCCTGGTCCGCCGACATCGACCGTCCCGTGGTGCGGGAAGCCCGCCTGCGCCGGGCTGTGGCGGAAAAGATGGGCCGCGGGCTAGGGCCCGACGAGGAACCCGGACCCGTCTCCACCGCCACTCCCAAGGTCCAGGCTGCCCTGGAGGCCCTCTACGCCCAGCGCGTCGGCGAGGAAGCCATGAACACGCTGAGGGCCAGGTGGCTCCAGGCCAATCCGGACAAGAAGCAGGAGAGTGGCGCGGGCAAGCTCATGTCCCGCCTGAAGGGGTTGCTCAAGAAGGAGGAACCCCTCTCCGAGTCGGACATGAGCGCCCTCAAGGGCACCGAGCTCCATGCCTTGCTTTATGAACGCCTGCTTGCCAGGGAGACGGTCACGGATGACGATTTGCGTGCCCTGGCCGGCAAGCGCGGCAAGGCCATCTTGGCCGGCCTGGCCGGCGCGGGGATTTCCGAGGCGCGGGTCAGGCTCGGGGAAACAGAGCCTTTCACCCAGGAAGGCAGGGAAGTGCCGGCCCGCATGGAGCTTGGCGTTGCCAAGTCCTTGAGCCAGGACACTCAAGTTTCTTCCGATAATGCCGAAAAGTAG
- a CDS encoding cobalamin biosynthesis protein has product MNLLALIAAMLWERYQPDLPVRPRETARRWMIWLLNNVNAGDERHGLLAWSLGVLAPALAVGLAAMLLHGIWTPLGWAFEVVVVYFCLGFRRASYQASSVARALQGGRLEAAKAKLGEWRPSLIIGDGGDDVALQAAEEILRQALVRLFGVVFWFVLLSGLGAVLFLLSHLARDQWHMEPRFGRVAARAVYYLDWLPARATAFSFAIVGNFQDALESWRGQAHDWGDENEGILLAAGAGALGIQLGGTVLLSGGELQRPVLGSGDPPSAESMNGIVALVWRAVLLWGAILGLFWLGSL; this is encoded by the coding sequence ATGAACCTCCTCGCCCTCATCGCCGCCATGTTGTGGGAGCGCTACCAGCCGGATCTGCCCGTGCGCCCCCGGGAAACCGCCCGGCGCTGGATGATCTGGCTGCTGAACAACGTCAACGCGGGGGACGAGCGGCATGGCCTGCTGGCCTGGAGCCTGGGCGTGCTGGCCCCCGCCCTGGCGGTGGGCCTGGCTGCCATGCTGTTGCACGGCATCTGGACGCCCCTGGGCTGGGCTTTCGAGGTGGTGGTGGTGTATTTCTGCCTGGGGTTCCGGCGCGCCTCCTACCAGGCTTCCAGCGTGGCCCGTGCCCTCCAGGGTGGCAGGCTGGAGGCGGCCAAGGCCAAGCTGGGCGAATGGCGGCCCAGCCTCATCATCGGCGATGGCGGCGATGACGTGGCCCTGCAGGCTGCCGAGGAAATCCTGCGCCAGGCCCTGGTGCGGCTGTTCGGCGTGGTGTTCTGGTTCGTGCTGCTGTCGGGCCTGGGGGCGGTGCTGTTCCTTCTCAGCCACCTGGCCCGGGACCAGTGGCACATGGAGCCCCGCTTCGGTCGGGTGGCCGCCCGGGCCGTGTATTACCTTGACTGGCTGCCGGCCCGGGCCACGGCCTTCAGCTTCGCCATCGTCGGCAACTTCCAGGATGCCCTGGAGAGTTGGCGGGGACAGGCCCATGACTGGGGCGACGAGAACGAGGGCATCCTCCTGGCCGCCGGCGCGGGGGCCCTGGGCATCCAGTTGGGCGGCACCGTGCTGCTGTCGGGAGGCGAACTGCAACGGCCAGTGCTGGGGAGCGGCGATCCACCCTCCGCCGAATCAATGAACGGCATCGTCGCCCTGGTCTGGCGCGCCGTCCTGCTCTGGGGGGCCATCCTGGGCCTGTTCTGGCTGGGCAGCCTGTAA
- a CDS encoding MBL fold metallo-hydrolase, whose translation MNAKLPRSLALLSLFLACLSALSALAASTYPPVGVKVRAAQLAPHSYYVPGLAGAASTRNEGFMSNAGFVVTPAGVVVFDTLGSPSLAQAMVKRIREVTRQPIRIAIVSHYHADHYYGMQLFQELGAEVWAHESAKMANGTDAQKLRFEQRKTILGKWINDKTQRFPEPDKWLSGDTDFELGGVHFNLRHVGPAHSPEDMVMFVQEDGVLYAGDLVFKGRVPFVGDADSKLWLAALDKLIALQPKYLVPGHGGASDTPVQDLTLTRDYLRFVRAEMGKAVADLVPFDEAYFNTDWSRYEHMPAFIEANRRNAYNTYILMEKESLSK comes from the coding sequence ATGAATGCAAAACTCCCACGGTCCCTCGCCCTTTTATCTCTCTTCCTGGCCTGCCTGTCCGCCCTGAGCGCCCTGGCGGCGTCCACCTATCCGCCCGTTGGCGTGAAAGTCCGGGCCGCGCAACTGGCGCCCCACAGCTATTACGTGCCGGGACTGGCCGGCGCCGCCAGCACCCGCAACGAGGGCTTCATGTCCAACGCGGGCTTCGTGGTCACGCCGGCGGGGGTGGTGGTATTCGACACCCTGGGCTCCCCCTCCCTGGCCCAGGCCATGGTGAAGCGCATCCGGGAGGTCACCCGGCAGCCCATCAGGATCGCCATCGTCAGCCACTACCACGCGGACCACTACTACGGCATGCAGCTGTTCCAGGAACTGGGTGCCGAGGTATGGGCCCACGAGAGCGCGAAGATGGCCAACGGCACCGATGCCCAGAAGCTGCGTTTCGAGCAGCGCAAGACCATCCTGGGCAAGTGGATCAACGACAAGACCCAGCGCTTCCCCGAACCGGACAAGTGGCTTTCCGGCGATACCGACTTCGAGCTGGGGGGCGTGCATTTCAACCTGCGCCATGTGGGTCCCGCCCACTCCCCCGAGGACATGGTGATGTTCGTGCAGGAAGACGGGGTGCTCTATGCCGGCGACCTGGTGTTCAAGGGCCGCGTGCCATTCGTGGGGGATGCCGACTCCAAGCTGTGGCTCGCCGCACTGGACAAGCTCATCGCCCTCCAGCCCAAGTACCTGGTGCCAGGGCACGGCGGCGCCTCGGACACCCCGGTGCAGGACCTGACCCTGACCCGGGACTACCTGCGCTTCGTGCGGGCGGAAATGGGCAAGGCGGTGGCGGACCTGGTGCCCTTCGACGAGGCGTACTTCAACACCGACTGGTCCAGGTACGAGCACATGCCCGCCTTCATCGAGGCCAACCGGCGCAACGCCTACAACACCTACATCCTGATGGAGAAGGAAAGCCTGTCCAAGTAG